The DNA region GCCTCGTCGGGTGCCAGCCAGCTGCCGCCTTCGAGCGCCGGACCGAGCAGCCCTTCCAGCTCCTGCCGGCCGCGCGCGAGACTGTCGGCGTCATGCGGCTGCGCCGGCGTGCCCTTGAGCGCGCGCTGGTGCAGGTCGGCCAGCCGGTCGAGGAAGTGGCGCACCTGCACCTGTCCGTAGCCCACCAGCTGCAGCCCCTGGCGGATCGTCTCGACCAGCGCCGGCAGGCGCCGGCCGAGGCGAGCCGCCGCGGCCGGCGTGGTGTGCGGCAGCACGCTCCAGAGCAGCTCGGGGACGGCCGCGCGGAAGCCACCGGGATCCTGCCGCCCCTCGGTGTCGCCCAGCTGCGCCTGCGCCATGACCTGCGGCCAGGGACCGAGCAGGAAGGCGGCGACCTCGGGCGGTGCCAGCGCGAGGTCGTTGCGGCCCTGCATCTCGGTGGCCAGGCGCGAGGCCAGCAGGTTGCGCTGCTCCGCCTTGAGCAGCGCGCGCACCGCCTTCTCGCGCTGGCGCCGCTCGCGCGACTGGGTGCGGGTCCAGGTGTCCTCCAGCGTGTGCAGCGCGAAGCCGTACGGCTCCGACCCCGTGACGTGGGTGGCCACGAGGGCGTCGACCGCCTCGCGCAGCGGCGTGATGAAGGCGTCGAAGCCGGGCTCGCGCTCGGACTGCCAGGCCAGGCTGCGCGTGGTCATCTCGTCGAGGAAGCGGCGCGCCGGATGGAGGCGGTCGCTGAAGAAGCGCGGGTCGGCCAGGGCCAGCCGCAACAGGGCCGGCTCCAGCGCCAGCAGCGCCTGGCGCACCGGTTGCAGCAGGCGCTCGTCGCCGGCCAGGTTCTCCACCATCAGGCTCACCACCTCCAGCGCCAGGGCCTGGCCCGGCCGGTGGACTTCGGACTTCAGGGCCTCGCGCAGGCCGGCCGTGCCCTGGCCGGCCTCGCGCTCGCGCTGGCGCAGGCGCCGCATGACCGCGTCGACATGGCGGATCTCCTGCAGCACCTCGAAGGCGGCGGGCAGGGTTTCGGCGAAGGCGGTCGCCGGCGCGCCGTTGGCGCCGGCCGGGGCCGGAGCATGGGCGCCGCCCCGGGCGCCGCCGGGCGCATCCGGCTCCAGTTCGCCGGACAGCAGGCGCTGCAGCGAGCGGATGGTCAGCAGCGTGCTGGGCTGCGGCGCCGCGGCGGCGTCGGCCGCACCGGGTGCCCGCGCCGGCGCGCTGGCCACGATCTGGAAGCCGGCCCCGCTGACGCCCTGCGCGCGCAGCGACGCGCTCAGCCGGCCGTAGTCGTGCGCCAGTTCGGGGCCCAGCGCCTCGCCCAGGAACTGCAGCCAGCGCGTGCGCACGCGCGCCGGCACCGGGCTTTGCTGGACCACCGTGCGCAGGCTGCGCACGTAGGCGTCGGGCCGCAGCGGATTGCGGTCGCTCTGCACGTTGCGCAGGCCCTGGGCGGCGCAGACCAGCGCATTGAGCTGCACCAGCTCGCCCTCGACCGCGCTGGCCACGGCCTGCTGGGTGCGCAGCACCTCGACCCCTTCCTGCACCTGGTCGTCATCGACCAGCTCCAGTTCGGCAAAGCTCAGGGTCCCGGCCGGCCGCGGCGTCCCGTTGCCGGCGATGGCCAGCGAGAACTCGGCCAGCAGGGCCTGCGGGTAGGCGACCGACAGCGCCCCCTCATGCCGCGCCAGCAGTTGCAGCGCGTCGTGCACCAGCTGGCGCTCGAGCGGATCGGCCGCCCGCGCGAGCCGGCCGGCCGTCGTGCCCTGGGCGCGCAGGATGGCGCGCTGCATCAGGTCGCGCCCCTGCGCCGCCGCCTCCTTGATGCAGGCGCGATAGACGGGCAGGAGGGAAGGTGCAGAAGTCACGGCACGGATGGGTTTGGCGGATTTATACCCACCGCGGCCAGGAATCGCCAGCCCGCGCAGCGGGCACTGCGTTCGCGCGGAATGAATTGCAGCGCGAACACACCTTGACCGGGGATCCGGCTGCGCCGGTCCCCGGTCAACTAGCAGATCACCACTCTGGAATCGCGCAGCGATCCCAGAGTGACTACTTCAGGGCCTTGAAGCGCACGCGCTTGGGCTTGGCGCCTTCCTCGCCCAGGCGCTTCCTCTTGTCGGCCTCGTATTCCTGGTAGTTGCCGTCGAAGAAGACCCACTGGCTGTCGCCCTCGGCGGCCAGGATGTGGGTGGCGATGCGGTCGAGGAACCAGCGGTCGTGGCTGATCACCAGCACGCTGCCGGCGAACTCGAGCAGGGCGTCTTCCAGGGCGCGCAGCGTCTCGACGTCGAGGTCGTTCGACGGCTCGTCCAGCAGCAGCACGTTGCCGCCCTGCAGCAGCGTCTTGGCCAGGTGCAGCCGGCCCCGCTCGCCGCCGGACAGCATGCCGACCTTCTTCTGCTGGTCGGCGCCGTTGAAGTTGAAGCGGCCGCAGTAGGCGCGGCTGGCCATCGTGAACTTGCCGATGTTGATCATGTCGAGGCCGCCCGAGACGTCCTCCCACACGGTCTTGTTGTTGGCCAGCTCGTCACGGTGCTGGTCGACGAAGGCCATCTGCACCGTCTTGCCGAGCTTGACCTCGCCGCTGTCGGGCTTCTCCTTGCCGGAGATCAGCTTGAACAGCGTGGACTTGCCCGCGCCGTTGGGGCCGATGATGCCGACGATGGCACCGGCCGGCACCTTGAAGCTCAGGTTGTCGATCAGCAGGCGGTCACCGAAGGACTTGCTGACGTTGACGAACTCGATGACCTCGTGCCCCAGGCGATCGCCGACCGGGATGAAGATCTCGTTGGTCTCGTTGCGCTTCTGGTATTCGTAGTCGGACAGTTCCTCGAAGCGGGCCAGGCGCGCCTTGCTCTTGGACTGGCGGCCCTTGGCGTTCTGGCGCACCCACTCCAGTTCCTTCTTCATCGCCTTGGCATGGGCTTCCTCGCCCTTCTGCTCGGCCTCCAGGCGGGCTTCCTTCTGCTCCAGCCAGGTGCTGTAGTTGCCCTTCCAGGGGATGCCGCGGCCGCGGTCCAGCTCCAGGATCCACTCGGCGGCGTTGTCCAGGAAGTAGCGATCGTGGGTGATGCCCACCACGGTGCCCGGGAAGCGCGCAAGGAACTGCTCGAGCCATTCGACCGACTCGGCGTCCAGGTGGTTGGTGGGCTCGTCCAGCAGCAGCATGTCGGGCTTGGACAGCAGCAGCTGGCACAGCGCGACCCGGCGCTTCTCGCCGCCGGACAGGTGCTTGATGACGGCGTCCCAGGGCGGCAGGCGCAGCGCGTCGGCGGCGATCTCCAGCTGGTGCTCACCGCCGCTCTCGGCGCCGGCGGCGGCGATGACGGCCTCCAGCTGGGCCTGCTCGGCGGCCAGCTTGTCGAAGTCGGCGTCGGGCTCGCCGTAGGCGGCGTAGACCTCTTCCAGGCGCTGCTTGGCGGCATTGACCTCGCCCATGCCGCCCTCGACCGCCTCGCGCACCGTCTGCTCGGGCTGGAGCTGCGGCTCCTGCGGCAGGTAACCGATCTTCAGCCCCGGCATGGGGGTGGCCTCGCCCTCGATCTCGTTGTCGATGCCGGCCATGATCTTCAGCAGCGTCGACTTGCCTGAGCCGTTCAGGCCCAGCACGCCGATCTTGGCGCCCGGGAAAAACGACAGGGAGATGTCCTTCAAGATCTGCCGCTTGGGCGGCACGATCTTGCTGACGCGGTTCATGGTGTAGACGTACTGGGCCATCGGGTTCTCTTGCGCGAAACCCGCGATTATCCCCGCCCCGCCCCTCGCCCCGGCCCGCAGGTCGTGGGTCGGGCATCCATCCGACGCACGACGGCGCGCGCTCAGCCTTCCTTCAGGCTGTTCTTGAGCGCCGCCTTGGCCACCTGGTCGAAGGCGTCGTCGACCACGTTGCGCTCGGCCACCACCCGCAGCAGGCCTTGCGACCGCAGCCGGTCGAGCGTGCGGCGCGACATCGAATGCGCCATGCCGGCCAGCGAGGTGAACATGAACAGGGTGCCGTGCGGGCTGGCCCAGGTGAGCTGCACGCGGGTCCATTGCCCGTCGACCACCAGCTCGGCCCAGGTGCCGGTGCGCAGTTCGGCCACCACCGCGGGGCGGGCCTCGTCGGCCGGCTCGGCCGGCACGCCGGCGGACAGCAGTTCCTGCGCGGGCAGCGACTCCTCGTCGATCCAGCCCGATTCCTCGGCCTCGTCCTCGGCCAGCCAGGGGCCGGCGTCGGCCGGCGGCGCGGCCGGTTCGTTCTCCACCGCCTGCGCCGCTTCCTGGGCCGCCGCATCCTGCGCGCCCTTGAGCGCGGCGGCATGCAGCGTCACCAGGTTGTCGAAGAAGCGCTGGCTGAGCTCGACCGGGTACTCCATGCCGGCGAGGCCCTCGCGCAGCTTGGCGAGCAGCGGCGGCACCAGCTGGGCCAGGCGGCGGGCTCGGCCGCGCTGGGCGGTCGTTTTCTGCACGCTCCAGATCAGGTCCTCGACGGCGGCGCGGTAGCCGAACGGGTCGTCCGACCCGTCGGTGCAGGACAGCTGGGCCTCCGCCACCACCTGGGCCCAGGAGCCCTTGAGGAAGTCGATGACGAAGGGGGCCACCTCGACACCCTCGGTCGCCTGCTCGAACTGGACGGCGAGCTTCTGGGCCAGCAGGTTGCGCTGCTCCGCATGCAGCAGCGCGCGGGCGCCCTCCTCGCGGCGCTGGCGCACCACCTGGTCGTGCTCGGCCCAGACGCCCTGCAGCTGGTCCAGCAGTTCGCCGAAGCCGTCGGCGTCGACCACCTTGCCGTCGCGCAGCGAGCGGCCGGCGTCCTTCACGGTGTCGAGGAACCGGCGCCAGCCGTCGTCGGACTCGCTCTTGAACGCCAGGCTGCGCTGGGTGATGCGGTCCAGGAACTGGCGTGCGGGATGGGTGCGATCGCCGAAGAAGCGCGAATCCTGTTCGGCCAGCCGGCGCACGGCCGGCTCGAAGGACCGCAACTGCTCCTTGTAGCCGGGCAGCAGGCGGTCGTCCTGGGCCAGCGTGTCGAACATGAGGCGCAGCACTTCGTCGCCCAGCTGCCGCCCGAGCCGCGGGCCGGGTGCGGGCTCCTGCCGGGGGGCAGCCTTGAGCATGTCGACCGGCTCCGCGGGTGCAGGCGCAGGGGCGGCCTTGGGCCGCTGCTCCAGCCGCTTGACCAGCGCATCGACCTGCTTGAGCTCCTGCAACATCGCCAGGGAGGCCGGAACGGTGTGCCCGAACTCGGGCCTGCCCTGGGGCTGGTCGAAGTCGCCGGCCAGCAGCTTGCGCAGGCGGTCGAGGTTCAGCAGGGTCTTGGCGATGGTGCCCACCGGCGCCGGCTTGCCGCCGGGGCCGGGCTTGGGTCCGCCGAGCGGCACGGCCGGCTCGACGCCGGACGACCGCAGCCAGTCGGCCAGTTCGCGGTAGACGCGGCGCAACTGCACGCCCAGCAGACCGGCGGCCGGAGCGATGAGCATCTCGCGGGCCGCACCGTCGGGCATGTGGCGCGCCAGCGTGCTCTGCAGGGACCGCACGAACACGTCCGGCCGCAGCGGATTGAGGCCGGGCTGGATGGTGCGCCAGCCCAGCAGGGTGCTGACCAGTGCGTCGAGCGACGGCAGCACGTCGTCGACGGCCAGCGAGACCTCCTGCAGGGCGCGGGCGACCTCGATGCTCTGGTCGAGCTGGTCGTCCTCGAACAGCTGCAGGTCCTCGTAGCGCAGGACTTCGGTGGCGACCTGGTCCTTGCCGCCGCCTTCGTAGACCAGGCGGCTGAGCTCGGCCTTGTAGGTGGCACGCACCGGCGCCGCCTGCTTGTCGAGATGGAGGATGGCGGCCTTGACCGCCGGCGCCTGGAAGGCGGCCACGCTTTGCGGGCCGACGGGTGCGAGACCCTTGACCAGCGACTGGAGGACGTCGGCCATCAACGGCTCGGCCTGCTGCAGCACCGCGCCCAGGCAGTCGTTGAGCGACGGCTGCAGGGCCGAGGGGTCGTCGGCCACTCCGAGCCGGAGCTTGAGCATCTTCGCCATGGTCGCGTTCATTATCGCGGTCGGGCAGGGCTTTGCGAAGCGTGCGACAATGCAGGCTCTTGCGGGCAGCAGTCGATCCGCAAGCTCAGCAATCTGCTGGGGAGCCGCCGGCCCAACCGGTGCCCTGCGCTCCCGATTCCAACTCATCTGCCTTCCTGACTGATTCGGCGCCTTGCGCGCCGTCGGGCCGATGCCATGCGCCAGGTTGGCGCTTCCACAGCTGATGACTTTTGACGAACTGAAACTGGCCCCCGCGATCCTCAAGGCGGTGCGCGAGCAGGGTTACGAGAACCCGACCCCGATCCAGGCCCAGGCCATCCCGGCCGTCCTGGAAGGCCATGACCTTCTCGGCGGTGCCCAGACCGGCACCGGCAAGACCGCAGCGTTCACGCTGCCCCTGCTGCACAAGCTCACCATGGCCCGCAGCGCCCGCAACAAGTGGGGCGGCTACGGCGTGCGCGCCCTCGTGCTGACGCCCACGCGCGAGCTGGCCGCGCAGGTCGAGGAGTCGGTGCGCACCTACGGCAAGTACCTGCAGCTGGCCTCGACCGTGATCTTCGGCGGGGTCGGCATGAACCCGCAGATCGAGCGCATGAAGAAGGGCGTCGACATCCTGGTGGCCACGCCGGGGCGCCTGCTCGACCTGCAGCAGCAGGGCTTCATGGACCTGTCCACGGTCGAGATCCTGGTGCTGGACGAGGCCGATCGCATGCTGGACATGGGCTTCCTGCCCGACGTGAAGAAGATCCTGGCCCTGGTGCCCAAGGAAAAGCAGAGCCTGCTGTTCTCGGCCACGTTCTCGGATGAGATTCGTGACCTTGCTAACAACTTGTTGCGAGATCCCCGTAGCATCCAGGTCACACCCCGCAACACCACCGTCCAGCGCATCACCCAGGTGGTGCATCCGGTCGGCCGGGCGAAGAAGAAGCAACTGCTGGCCCACATCATCCAGGAGCACGACTGGAGCCAGGTGCTGGTGTTCACCCGCACCAAGTTCGGCGCCAACCATGTCGCCGAGTTCCTGAACAAGAACGGCATCACCGCCATGGCGCTGCACGGCAACAAGAGCCAGGGCGCCCGCACGCAGGCGCTGGGCGGCTTCAAGAGCGGCGAGATCCGGGCGCTGGTGGCCACCGACATCGCGGCGCGCGGCATCGACATCGATGACCTGCCGCACGTGGTGAACTACGAGATCCCGAACGTGCCGGAGGACTACGTCCACCGCATCGGCCGCACCGGCCGCGCCGGTCGCGAGGGCGCCGCCGTCAGCCTCGTCTGCCTGGACGAGGAAGGCTTCATGCAGGAGATCGAGCGCTTCACCAAGCAGCAGATCCCGGCCGCGCCCATCGAGGGCTTCGGCCCCGAAGCCGGCGAGCGTGCCGAGCCCATCGCCATGGGCCGCCAGACCCTGTGGGGCGGCGCCGGCAAACCGCCGAGCCGTGACGTGATGGCGGCGGCCGCCAAGGCGGCGCGCCAGGAAATGATGCAGCGCATGCGCGAGAACAAGGGCGAGTCCGGCAGCGCGGGCGGACGCGGCGCGCGTGGTGGCCGCGGTGGCAACGGCGCCGGCGGCAATGCTGGCAACGGCAACGGCGCGAGCCGAGGCAACGGCCAGGGCGGGCGCCAGCGCCCGAACGGCCCGCGGCCGGCGCAGGGCGCCAACGGCGGCTACAACGGCGGCAACGGCGCGCCGCAGCAACGCCCGCCGCTGCACGAGGTGCCGCGCCAGCCGCGCGTCGAGCGCGACTTCGACGAGCAGGACGACCGCGACGACCGCATGCCGCGCAACGTCGATCCGCTGCGCACCAACCTGCCGAGCCGGCGCGACACCATCGGCGTGAAGCGGCCGGCCAACAACAACGGCGGCCAGCCCGACCCGATGCGCACCAGCATCGACTCCATGGGTGCCGGGGCGCGGCGCGGCGGCGGCGGTGGCAACCGCAATCGCGGTGGTGGCGGCGGCGGCGGCGGCGGTGGTTTCGGCTCCCGCAACGACGGCACGCGCCGCTACGGCAACCGCTGAACGAAACGTTCGGTCACCGCACCTCTGGTGACCGTCCGCGGGGCCCGTCGCACAATCGCACGATGGTCCGCGATCCCTTGGGAAGCCGCTCCGTCCTGCTGGCCGGCGCCACAGGCCTGGTCGGCCGCGAACTGCTCGACGGCCTGCTGGCCGACAATGCCGTGCGCGAGGTCCACACGCTCTCGCGCCGCGAGTTGCCGCTGCGCCATCCCAAGCTCGCGCAGCACAAGGTCGACTTCGCCGCCCTCCCCTCGCTGCCACCGGTCGACGAGGCCTACCTCGCGCTCGGCACCACCATCAAGGTGGCCGGCAGCCAGGCCGCCTTCCGTGCGGTCGACTACGACGCCAACCTGGCCGTCGCGCGCGCCGCGCGGGCCGCGGGCGCCCGCCGGCTCGGGCTGGTGAGTGCGATGGGCGCCGATGCCGCTTCCAGCCTGTTCTACAACCGGGTCAAGGGCGAGCTGGAGACCGTGCTGGCGACGCTGGACTATGAAGGCCGGGTGATCGCCCGGCCGTCGTTCCTGACCGGCAACCGCGCCGCGCTCGGCCAGCCCGAGCGCAGCGGCGAAGGCCTCGCGCTCAAGGTCAGCACCGTGCTGCGGCCCCTCATCCCGGCCAATTACCGGTCGATCGCGGCCAGCGACGTGGCCGCGGCCCTGTTGCGCACCGTCCCCACCGCCAAGGGCGGCCAGGTCCTGCTGTCGGGGGCGATGCAGCGCAACGCCGGTTGACGGCACCGGCTCAGCTGTCGGGCTGGTCGCGCGGCAACTCGAAGAGGCGGAAGGGCGGCACGTCCGGCCGCTTGCGCTGCAGCAGCGGCTTGGCGACGTTGAACACCGGCACCCCGTTGATGGTGCGCCCCTCGGGCGTGCCGCGGTGCGCATGGCCGTGGAAGACGGCGTCGACCGGGTAGCGCAGCAGCGGCTCTTCCAGCCGGCTGCTGCCCAGGAAGGGAAAGATCTCCGCCGGCTCGCCGTCGATCGTGCCGGCGATCGGCGAGTAGTGCAGCAGGGCGATGCGGCGCGGCGTGCGCAGCTTGGCCAGGGCCGCCTCCAGCTTCATCGCCTCCTGCTGCGCCTCCTTGACGAACAGCTTGACGGCCGACTCGCCCCAGGCGCCCAGCGAGCCGCGGCCGAAGCCGCCGGCGAAGCCCTTGGTGCCGGCGATGCCGACGCCCTCGATCTCGCAGGCTTCGCCGTCCAGCACCCGCACGCCCGCTTCCTTGAGGATGGCGGTCACCCGGTCCGCCAGTCCGGACTCGTGATCGTGGTTGCCGAGCACGGCGACGATGGGCACCGACACGGGGTGCAGTTCGTCGGCCAGGATGCGGGCCTCCTGCTCGGTGCCGTAGTCGGTGAGGTCGCCGCACAGCAGCAGCACGTCGGCCGCCTCGCTGGCCTGGGCGAAGAATCCGCGCAGGCTGCCGGCGGAGTCCTTGGTGACGTGGATGTCGCCGACGGCGGCGAACCGGATGGAACTGGCGGATTTGCCCATGCCACGCATGCTGCATCCTGTCGAGCGGGGCTGCCGTGTGCATCCGCCGCCGCAACCTGTAGGCGGGCACCGACGGCCTGAGGGGCATCCGGCCGTGCTGCTTCTTCGCGCGCTGCGCTACTCTGAACCACCACCACCACGAGGCTCCGCATGGCCAGCGCCCCTCTCGCCCCGTCCCTCGAGGACGAAGTCGCACCGGCCACCGCCGCGTTCTACCGCCGTGCCCTGCAGGTGCTGGCGGATGCCGGCATCCCGTTCCTGGTCGGCGGCGCCTTCTCGCACGCCTGCTTCACCGGCATCCGGCGCTCGACCAAGGACCTGGACCTCTTCATCTGCCGCGCCGACTACGAACGCGTGGCCGCGCTCATGCAGGCCGAAGGCTGGCGCAACGACCTCACCTACCCCCACTGGCTGGCCAAGGTCTATGCCGGCGACGAGTTCATCGACCTGATCTTCAACTCCGGCAACGGCGTCGCCCCGGTGGACCAGCGCTGGTTCCACGACAACCTGGAAGCCGAGGTGCTGGGCGTGCCGGTGCGCGTGGCCAACCTCGAGGACAGCCTCTTGTCCAAGGCCTTCATCATGGAACGCGAGCGCTACGACGGTGCGGACGTCGCCCACCTGATCCAGGCCAACGCCGAGCACATCGACTGGCGCGGGCTGCTCGATCGCTTCGGCCCGCACTGGCGCGTGCTGCTGGCGCACCTGACACTGTTCGGCTTCATCTACCCCGGCGAACGCCACCACGTTCCCACCTGGGTGCTGGATCACCTGATGGCGCGCCTGGACGACGAGAACCGCCATCCGCCGGCCGACGACCCGCATGTCTGCGCCGGCACGCTGCTGTCGCGCGAGCAGTACCTGCACGACGTGGAACGGCTGGGCTACGTGGACGGCCGGCTCACCCCGGCCAGCACGATGACGCCGCAGGACGTGGCGACCTGGACGGAGGCGATCCCGGGCCGCGAAGGCAAGCCGGCCTGCCCGGACGCCTGCCCGTTGCCGCCCGCGGCTGCCGCCCCGGACGTGCTGGTTGCCTCAGCCGCGCGGAACTGAGGGCCGCCGCTCGGCGGCCCTGGTGCCGGGCTTGCGCAGTTCCCGGATCACCCGCTCCATGCCCAGCGCGATCGCGTTCCAGTGCATGGCGCGCGTGACGCGCGGATGGCGGTCGCGGAACAGGGCCGACTCGATGTAGGCCTGCGGGTCGTGCCAGTAGCCCAGGTCCTCCAGCACCATGGGGTCGCGTTCGGTGGGCATGCCGCCGACCCAGGCGCCGTCGATCCCGTTCCAGATCGCGTCGCCGTCGCGGTGGATGCCGAAGCCGTGCTCCCAGCCCAGCTCGCGCAGCCGCTGGCGGGCGCCGGCCATGTAGGCGGCGTCATGGATATAGGTGTCGGTCGGCACCCAGCGCCCCTGCAGCCAGGCCTCGACGATGGGCCGTGACGCGCTGGCCAGCGACGAGGTGAGGCCCCGCGCGATCTCTCCGCGCAGCTCCACGTAGTGCAGCCGCGCCGGGATGCCGGCCAGCCGCAGCAGCGCGACCAGCAGCGTGGCCTTGTCGGGCGCATCGCCTCGGGTGGCATCCAGCACCTCGCGCGCCGAGCGCAACCGCATCTTCAGCGGCCGGGTGTACGGCAGGCGCTTGACGAACGCGTAGCAGGCGAGCGCCTTCTCGCGTTCGGACTTGCACAGCTGGGTGAGGGCCTGCGCGCGCAGGCGCAGCCGGGGATCCTCGAGGTCGAGCAGAGCCGTCGCACCCGTCCAGGCACGCGGGTCGTCGCCGCGATCCTGGGGGCGATCGTCGGGGCGGTCGGGGGAGGCAGTCAGGACGGCAGGCAAGAAGGCACTTTCAGCTGGGGCGAAGGGAGCGTTCCCTCCGTTGCCCGCGTGCCACCATGGCCGCGAATCTTCTTGGACCCATTCTAGGGCCCACGGTCGGGCTCGCCGCCGTGCCCTGGCA from Ramlibacter pinisoli includes:
- a CDS encoding DUF1631 family protein, yielding MTSAPSLLPVYRACIKEAAAQGRDLMQRAILRAQGTTAGRLARAADPLERQLVHDALQLLARHEGALSVAYPQALLAEFSLAIAGNGTPRPAGTLSFAELELVDDDQVQEGVEVLRTQQAVASAVEGELVQLNALVCAAQGLRNVQSDRNPLRPDAYVRSLRTVVQQSPVPARVRTRWLQFLGEALGPELAHDYGRLSASLRAQGVSGAGFQIVASAPARAPGAADAAAAPQPSTLLTIRSLQRLLSGELEPDAPGGARGGAHAPAPAGANGAPATAFAETLPAAFEVLQEIRHVDAVMRRLRQREREAGQGTAGLREALKSEVHRPGQALALEVVSLMVENLAGDERLLQPVRQALLALEPALLRLALADPRFFSDRLHPARRFLDEMTTRSLAWQSEREPGFDAFITPLREAVDALVATHVTGSEPYGFALHTLEDTWTRTQSRERRQREKAVRALLKAEQRNLLASRLATEMQGRNDLALAPPEVAAFLLGPWPQVMAQAQLGDTEGRQDPGGFRAAVPELLWSVLPHTTPAAAARLGRRLPALVETIRQGLQLVGYGQVQVRHFLDRLADLHQRALKGTPAQPHDADSLARGRQELEGLLGPALEGGSWLAPDEAQQTGFMDSALATGQPLFQATEGPGSLVSGADGSPPELPAALQAGSWVDLQLEGGASRWQLSWISPHGTLLMFTGASGRTQSMTPRLAATMVQAGTLRLVSGAAVVDGALDAVAQAALRNSAERPGS
- the ettA gene encoding energy-dependent translational throttle protein EttA, with amino-acid sequence MAQYVYTMNRVSKIVPPKRQILKDISLSFFPGAKIGVLGLNGSGKSTLLKIMAGIDNEIEGEATPMPGLKIGYLPQEPQLQPEQTVREAVEGGMGEVNAAKQRLEEVYAAYGEPDADFDKLAAEQAQLEAVIAAAGAESGGEHQLEIAADALRLPPWDAVIKHLSGGEKRRVALCQLLLSKPDMLLLDEPTNHLDAESVEWLEQFLARFPGTVVGITHDRYFLDNAAEWILELDRGRGIPWKGNYSTWLEQKEARLEAEQKGEEAHAKAMKKELEWVRQNAKGRQSKSKARLARFEELSDYEYQKRNETNEIFIPVGDRLGHEVIEFVNVSKSFGDRLLIDNLSFKVPAGAIVGIIGPNGAGKSTLFKLISGKEKPDSGEVKLGKTVQMAFVDQHRDELANNKTVWEDVSGGLDMINIGKFTMASRAYCGRFNFNGADQQKKVGMLSGGERGRLHLAKTLLQGGNVLLLDEPSNDLDVETLRALEDALLEFAGSVLVISHDRWFLDRIATHILAAEGDSQWVFFDGNYQEYEADKRKRLGEEGAKPKRVRFKALK
- a CDS encoding DUF1631 family protein, yielding MAKMLKLRLGVADDPSALQPSLNDCLGAVLQQAEPLMADVLQSLVKGLAPVGPQSVAAFQAPAVKAAILHLDKQAAPVRATYKAELSRLVYEGGGKDQVATEVLRYEDLQLFEDDQLDQSIEVARALQEVSLAVDDVLPSLDALVSTLLGWRTIQPGLNPLRPDVFVRSLQSTLARHMPDGAAREMLIAPAAGLLGVQLRRVYRELADWLRSSGVEPAVPLGGPKPGPGGKPAPVGTIAKTLLNLDRLRKLLAGDFDQPQGRPEFGHTVPASLAMLQELKQVDALVKRLEQRPKAAPAPAPAEPVDMLKAAPRQEPAPGPRLGRQLGDEVLRLMFDTLAQDDRLLPGYKEQLRSFEPAVRRLAEQDSRFFGDRTHPARQFLDRITQRSLAFKSESDDGWRRFLDTVKDAGRSLRDGKVVDADGFGELLDQLQGVWAEHDQVVRQRREEGARALLHAEQRNLLAQKLAVQFEQATEGVEVAPFVIDFLKGSWAQVVAEAQLSCTDGSDDPFGYRAAVEDLIWSVQKTTAQRGRARRLAQLVPPLLAKLREGLAGMEYPVELSQRFFDNLVTLHAAALKGAQDAAAQEAAQAVENEPAAPPADAGPWLAEDEAEESGWIDEESLPAQELLSAGVPAEPADEARPAVVAELRTGTWAELVVDGQWTRVQLTWASPHGTLFMFTSLAGMAHSMSRRTLDRLRSQGLLRVVAERNVVDDAFDQVAKAALKNSLKEG
- a CDS encoding DEAD/DEAH box helicase — translated: MTFDELKLAPAILKAVREQGYENPTPIQAQAIPAVLEGHDLLGGAQTGTGKTAAFTLPLLHKLTMARSARNKWGGYGVRALVLTPTRELAAQVEESVRTYGKYLQLASTVIFGGVGMNPQIERMKKGVDILVATPGRLLDLQQQGFMDLSTVEILVLDEADRMLDMGFLPDVKKILALVPKEKQSLLFSATFSDEIRDLANNLLRDPRSIQVTPRNTTVQRITQVVHPVGRAKKKQLLAHIIQEHDWSQVLVFTRTKFGANHVAEFLNKNGITAMALHGNKSQGARTQALGGFKSGEIRALVATDIAARGIDIDDLPHVVNYEIPNVPEDYVHRIGRTGRAGREGAAVSLVCLDEEGFMQEIERFTKQQIPAAPIEGFGPEAGERAEPIAMGRQTLWGGAGKPPSRDVMAAAAKAARQEMMQRMRENKGESGSAGGRGARGGRGGNGAGGNAGNGNGASRGNGQGGRQRPNGPRPAQGANGGYNGGNGAPQQRPPLHEVPRQPRVERDFDEQDDRDDRMPRNVDPLRTNLPSRRDTIGVKRPANNNGGQPDPMRTSIDSMGAGARRGGGGGNRNRGGGGGGGGGGFGSRNDGTRRYGNR
- a CDS encoding nucleoside-diphosphate sugar epimerase, producing the protein MVRDPLGSRSVLLAGATGLVGRELLDGLLADNAVREVHTLSRRELPLRHPKLAQHKVDFAALPSLPPVDEAYLALGTTIKVAGSQAAFRAVDYDANLAVARAARAAGARRLGLVSAMGADAASSLFYNRVKGELETVLATLDYEGRVIARPSFLTGNRAALGQPERSGEGLALKVSTVLRPLIPANYRSIAASDVAAALLRTVPTAKGGQVLLSGAMQRNAG
- a CDS encoding metallophosphoesterase family protein, with the translated sequence MGKSASSIRFAAVGDIHVTKDSAGSLRGFFAQASEAADVLLLCGDLTDYGTEQEARILADELHPVSVPIVAVLGNHDHESGLADRVTAILKEAGVRVLDGEACEIEGVGIAGTKGFAGGFGRGSLGAWGESAVKLFVKEAQQEAMKLEAALAKLRTPRRIALLHYSPIAGTIDGEPAEIFPFLGSSRLEEPLLRYPVDAVFHGHAHRGTPEGRTINGVPVFNVAKPLLQRKRPDVPPFRLFELPRDQPDS
- a CDS encoding nucleotidyltransferase; the protein is MASAPLAPSLEDEVAPATAAFYRRALQVLADAGIPFLVGGAFSHACFTGIRRSTKDLDLFICRADYERVAALMQAEGWRNDLTYPHWLAKVYAGDEFIDLIFNSGNGVAPVDQRWFHDNLEAEVLGVPVRVANLEDSLLSKAFIMERERYDGADVAHLIQANAEHIDWRGLLDRFGPHWRVLLAHLTLFGFIYPGERHHVPTWVLDHLMARLDDENRHPPADDPHVCAGTLLSREQYLHDVERLGYVDGRLTPASTMTPQDVATWTEAIPGREGKPACPDACPLPPAAAAPDVLVASAARN
- a CDS encoding transglutaminase-like domain-containing protein, coding for MPAVLTASPDRPDDRPQDRGDDPRAWTGATALLDLEDPRLRLRAQALTQLCKSEREKALACYAFVKRLPYTRPLKMRLRSAREVLDATRGDAPDKATLLVALLRLAGIPARLHYVELRGEIARGLTSSLASASRPIVEAWLQGRWVPTDTYIHDAAYMAGARQRLRELGWEHGFGIHRDGDAIWNGIDGAWVGGMPTERDPMVLEDLGYWHDPQAYIESALFRDRHPRVTRAMHWNAIALGMERVIRELRKPGTRAAERRPSVPRG